A stretch of the Rhizomicrobium sp. genome encodes the following:
- a CDS encoding alpha/beta hydrolase produces the protein MDIVLPPKIAERSDVARVFRHLAELLLTPPPPGTADPIAFMRKNIERYGSLEPVAGVDGVDIQPVSAAGVPAEWLLPAEWKSGPSARLVYLHGGGWAAGSIESHRPLAASLAKQLGHPVLLVGYSLAPERPFPAALQDCAKVLAWARTSGPDGASPTHCLGLAGDSAGGNIAAATVVKTIEEGGERPDRLLLLSASLDLSPQPGRADIVDPMVDPSLQEPAFQGILALYVQGKSTAADPLVSPLRASDETLAKFPPTLLQVSSNEFLLWDAQQFARRLVTNGVRAGLSVWPGMPHVWQLFQFLPESAEALAEAAAFLGAGALQV, from the coding sequence TTGCCGAATTGCTCCTGACGCCGCCTCCGCCCGGGACAGCCGATCCCATCGCCTTCATGCGGAAGAATATCGAGCGCTACGGAAGCCTGGAACCCGTGGCCGGAGTCGACGGCGTGGACATCCAGCCCGTTTCCGCGGCAGGCGTGCCGGCCGAATGGCTCCTCCCGGCGGAATGGAAATCCGGACCGAGTGCCCGGCTCGTTTATCTTCACGGCGGCGGCTGGGCCGCGGGAAGTATTGAGTCCCACCGTCCTTTGGCCGCTTCGCTCGCCAAACAACTTGGCCATCCCGTCTTGCTGGTCGGCTATTCCCTCGCGCCGGAGCGGCCTTTCCCAGCGGCGCTGCAAGATTGCGCGAAAGTCCTGGCGTGGGCCCGAACGTCTGGCCCCGACGGGGCAAGCCCAACGCATTGCCTTGGCCTTGCGGGCGACTCGGCGGGTGGAAACATCGCCGCCGCGACGGTCGTGAAGACCATCGAAGAAGGTGGCGAGCGGCCGGATCGGCTGCTGCTTCTGTCCGCCTCGCTGGATCTTTCGCCGCAACCGGGTCGCGCGGACATCGTCGATCCGATGGTCGATCCGTCTCTGCAGGAGCCGGCCTTCCAGGGAATCCTGGCTCTGTATGTCCAGGGAAAATCGACGGCAGCGGATCCGCTGGTTTCACCGCTCCGCGCGTCCGACGAGACGCTCGCCAAATTCCCACCGACACTGCTTCAGGTCAGCAGCAACGAGTTTTTGCTGTGGGACGCCCAGCAATTCGCGCGAAGGCTGGTCACTAACGGCGTACGCGCCGGCTTGAGCGTATGGCCTGGGATGCCACACGTCTGGCAGCTTTTTCAGTTTCTGCCGGAAAGTGCAGAGGCCCTCGCGGAAGCCGCAGCGTTCCTGGGTGCCGGGGCGCTGCAAGTCTGA
- a CDS encoding zinc-binding alcohol dehydrogenase family protein, producing MKAIQYQSFGDYNENRLVDLPRPVLRDGEVLVEMRAVGVNPLDNTFRSGHIFFATPANLPRVGGQSGAGIVAETKSDAFKIGDRVFVAAPGLGLMVDGTWREFVAAPAASLSLIPDRIDDDHAAAYLAGAGYLTGYLALTELAKFKPGQSVLAPAIGGAVGMETVQVARRLGASLAISTAGNTEKAERARAAGYEHVIDLSKESLKDGVLRVTDGKGVDVIVDGVSGKLTGPALASLASGGTYVIAGYAGGREAEVNVTDIIWKAATIRGFTFRLFAPQTVAAASATLAGFLKDGTLQPTIAKVFPMSEAPEAVRFLIEERPFGRVIMNPQR from the coding sequence ATGAAGGCTATCCAGTATCAGTCCTTTGGCGATTACAACGAAAACCGCCTGGTTGATCTGCCGCGTCCCGTGCTTCGCGACGGCGAAGTGCTCGTCGAAATGCGCGCCGTCGGGGTCAACCCGTTGGACAACACATTCCGGTCGGGACACATCTTCTTTGCGACGCCGGCGAACCTGCCCCGCGTGGGCGGCCAGTCTGGTGCCGGCATCGTGGCCGAGACCAAGAGCGATGCTTTCAAGATCGGCGATCGCGTCTTCGTAGCCGCGCCCGGCCTCGGCCTCATGGTCGATGGCACTTGGCGCGAGTTCGTGGCCGCGCCGGCGGCAAGCCTGTCGCTCATTCCTGACCGGATCGACGACGACCACGCCGCGGCCTACCTCGCCGGCGCAGGATACCTGACGGGCTATCTGGCGCTGACGGAGCTCGCGAAGTTCAAGCCGGGGCAGTCTGTCCTGGCGCCCGCGATCGGCGGCGCCGTCGGCATGGAGACCGTTCAGGTCGCCCGCCGTCTCGGCGCCTCCCTCGCGATCTCGACGGCCGGGAACACCGAGAAGGCCGAACGCGCGCGTGCGGCCGGGTATGAGCACGTCATCGATCTCTCCAAGGAGAGCCTCAAGGACGGGGTCCTGCGCGTCACGGACGGCAAGGGCGTCGATGTCATCGTCGACGGGGTCAGCGGAAAATTGACCGGTCCGGCGCTGGCGTCGCTGGCCTCCGGCGGCACCTATGTCATCGCGGGCTACGCCGGCGGACGCGAGGCGGAGGTCAACGTCACCGACATCATCTGGAAGGCGGCGACCATCCGCGGGTTCACGTTCCGGCTCTTCGCGCCGCAGACGGTTGCGGCCGCCAGCGCGACTCTCGCCGGCTTCCTGAAGGACGGGACGCTCCAGCCCACGATCGCCAAGGTCTTCCCAATGTCTGAGGCGCCCGAAGCTGTCCGCTTCCTGATCGAGGAACGCCCCTTCGGCCGGGTGATCATGAATCCGCAGCGCTGA
- a CDS encoding enoyl-CoA hydratase/isomerase family protein has protein sequence MASFNFTVEEGIATLLLSNPPQNRLNSATSADFRAAVERIQADDSIRALVIRAEGDNFSYGGDISTWLDVDPAAIGANIAEGLHGLRAFEALRVPVISAVQGICLGGAFEIVLRTDIIVAAENARFGHSEQTLGLITLMGGVQRVAERAGRARALRWAMTSERVPAREMLEAGVITEVVPDDRLVAVAYEWARRLGKGPTLAHAAHKKMLSAWSNGGVAAADTVIPELAEQLWKTEDARRGIASAQDAIRRGVERPVLDFDGR, from the coding sequence ATGGCCAGCTTCAACTTCACGGTCGAGGAGGGCATCGCGACGCTGCTCCTCTCCAATCCGCCGCAGAACCGGCTCAACAGCGCCACCTCGGCAGACTTTCGCGCGGCGGTGGAAAGGATCCAGGCGGACGACAGCATCCGCGCCCTGGTCATCCGGGCGGAAGGCGACAACTTCAGCTATGGCGGCGACATCAGCACTTGGCTCGATGTCGACCCCGCTGCGATTGGCGCCAATATCGCCGAAGGGCTCCACGGGCTTCGCGCGTTCGAAGCGCTTCGGGTGCCGGTGATCTCCGCGGTCCAGGGCATTTGCCTTGGCGGCGCGTTCGAGATCGTGCTGCGCACCGACATTATTGTCGCCGCGGAGAATGCGCGGTTCGGCCACTCCGAGCAGACGCTCGGGCTCATCACCCTCATGGGCGGCGTTCAGAGAGTCGCCGAGCGCGCCGGCCGGGCGCGGGCTCTTCGCTGGGCCATGACCTCGGAGCGCGTGCCCGCGCGGGAAATGCTGGAAGCGGGCGTGATCACCGAGGTCGTCCCGGACGACCGGCTGGTCGCCGTGGCTTACGAATGGGCCCGGCGGCTCGGCAAGGGACCGACGCTCGCCCACGCCGCCCACAAGAAGATGCTGAGCGCCTGGTCGAACGGCGGCGTGGCTGCGGCCGACACGGTTATCCCGGAACTGGCCGAACAACTCTGGAAGACGGAAGACGCCCGCCGTGGGATCGCTTCCGCGCAGGACGCCATCCGCCGCGGCGTGGAGCGTCCCGTCCTCGACTTCGACGGCCGTTGA
- a CDS encoding LysR family transcriptional regulator, with protein MDRLEAMTVLVTAADTGSLSAASRRLRIPLATVSRRISELEAHLNIRLFHRGHRKLALTDAGRGYVASCRHILEEITEAERTASGEYRAPQGELIISAPAVMGRSHVLPVVEEFLEAFPDIQIRLQLTDRHVNFVEEHVDLAIRIGELADSSSLMAARVGLIRVTLCASPAYLERRGTPKKPADLEKHDCVVHEGHATARHWQFFGEGPPQTIAVASRLSVNLGEAAVAAAVDGIGIARALSYLIDDLVRTGALTPVLEAYEPAPLPASIIYPSQRQTPLKLRVFLDFAIPRLRERLGYRTARDSRTRD; from the coding sequence ATGGACCGTCTCGAAGCCATGACCGTTCTGGTAACCGCTGCCGATACGGGAAGCCTCTCGGCGGCAAGCCGCCGATTGAGGATTCCTTTGGCCACGGTCAGCCGGCGCATATCCGAACTGGAGGCGCATCTGAACATCCGGCTGTTCCACCGGGGTCATCGCAAGCTGGCCCTGACCGACGCCGGGCGCGGCTATGTCGCGTCGTGCCGCCACATCCTGGAGGAGATCACGGAGGCCGAACGCACGGCGTCCGGCGAGTACCGCGCCCCCCAAGGCGAATTGATCATCAGCGCGCCCGCCGTGATGGGGCGCAGCCATGTCCTGCCTGTCGTCGAGGAATTCCTTGAGGCGTTTCCGGACATCCAGATTCGGCTGCAGCTCACGGACCGACACGTGAACTTCGTCGAAGAGCATGTCGACCTCGCCATCCGCATCGGCGAGCTGGCCGACAGCAGCAGCTTGATGGCCGCGCGCGTAGGGCTGATCCGCGTCACCCTGTGCGCCAGCCCAGCCTATCTGGAGCGGCGGGGCACGCCGAAGAAACCGGCGGATCTCGAGAAGCACGACTGCGTGGTTCACGAGGGTCATGCGACGGCGCGCCACTGGCAGTTCTTCGGCGAAGGCCCGCCGCAGACGATCGCGGTCGCATCCCGCCTTTCGGTGAACCTGGGGGAGGCCGCCGTCGCCGCCGCCGTGGACGGCATCGGGATCGCCCGCGCGCTTTCCTATCTCATCGACGACCTCGTGCGGACCGGCGCGCTGACGCCTGTGCTGGAAGCTTATGAGCCGGCCCCGCTCCCGGCCAGCATCATCTACCCGAGCCAGCGCCAGACACCGCTGAAGCTGCGCGTGTTCCTGGACTTCGCCATCCCGCGGCTGAGGGAGCGGCTGGGCTACAGAACCGCACGTGACAGTCGGACAAGGGACTGA
- a CDS encoding aldo/keto reductase family oxidoreductase: MAGKARLVCSHAGKTKRSHGDLPSHNALAPNRRIEMTDLIAAGTFSLGDRTVNRMGYGAMQLAGPGVFGPPKDRAAAVAVLREAVASGVNHIDTSDFYGPHVTNQIIHEALHPYPKDLVIVTKVGAVRGSDASWNPAMTPADLTRAVHDNLRNLGVDTLDVVNLRVMGRVHEPSEGSVEEPFAALADLQTQGLIRHLGLSNVTSAQVKQARGIAKVACVQNHYNLIQRGDDAFIDELTDMGIAYVPFFPLGGFTPLQSSSLSDVANEIGATPMQVALAWLLRRAPNILLIPGTSSVEHLRENLAAAQLPLSTDVCAALDGMYRTEVH, from the coding sequence TTGGCCGGGAAGGCCCGACTGGTATGCTCACACGCCGGGAAAACGAAACGATCCCATGGTGATCTGCCTTCGCATAATGCGCTTGCACCCAATCGGAGAATTGAAATGACCGATCTCATCGCCGCCGGCACGTTTTCTCTTGGAGACCGCACCGTAAACCGCATGGGCTATGGCGCCATGCAGCTTGCCGGGCCCGGCGTGTTCGGGCCGCCGAAAGATCGCGCGGCGGCAGTTGCCGTGCTGCGCGAAGCCGTCGCGAGCGGGGTGAACCACATCGACACCAGCGACTTTTACGGCCCGCATGTCACCAATCAGATCATACACGAGGCGCTTCACCCCTATCCGAAAGACCTTGTGATCGTGACCAAGGTCGGCGCGGTGCGCGGAAGCGATGCGTCATGGAACCCGGCGATGACACCCGCGGACCTCACACGCGCCGTCCACGACAATTTGCGGAACCTGGGCGTCGACACGCTCGACGTCGTCAACCTGCGCGTCATGGGACGCGTCCACGAGCCCAGCGAAGGATCGGTCGAGGAACCGTTCGCTGCGCTTGCCGATCTGCAGACGCAAGGCCTCATCCGGCATCTCGGCCTCAGCAACGTGACGTCCGCCCAGGTCAAACAGGCGCGCGGCATCGCCAAGGTTGCCTGCGTGCAAAATCACTACAATCTCATCCAGCGCGGCGACGACGCGTTCATCGACGAACTGACGGATATGGGCATCGCCTATGTTCCGTTCTTCCCGCTCGGCGGCTTTACACCGCTGCAATCGTCGAGCTTGTCGGACGTGGCGAACGAGATCGGCGCAACGCCGATGCAGGTCGCGCTTGCCTGGCTCCTGCGTCGCGCGCCCAATATCCTTCTGATTCCCGGCACGTCATCCGTCGAACATCTCCGCGAGAACTTGGCGGCGGCGCAGCTCCCGCTGTCGACGGACGTATGTGCCGCGCTGGATGGCATGTACAGGACGGAGGTTCACTAA
- a CDS encoding FAD-dependent oxidoreductase has product MNRPLNGQAERSRSPWTPAPQVDAPPLDTSRPVDLIVVGAGMAGLSVAYEALRRGREVTVLDRGQLASGMTARTTAHLASALDDRFYEFIALRGLEDAKLLYASLTASIDRIEQIARTESIDCDFARCDGYLFLGEGDDKDVLEKEFEACRQIGFKGIGWADRAPMPGVDTGRCLRFENQARVHPLKYLDGLIRALQHGGARLHAFTAIDSIVQSEIGVTVATRNGHKIVARDVVDATNAPIAGRLTLQTKMAPYRSYAIALSVPKGAVTDALYWDTLDAYHYVRLQPGEASDLLIVGGEDHKTGEADDADSRFAALEAWARARFAHLGDITHRWSGQVLEPYDFAGFVGRDPDNDHIYFVTGDSGQGITNGAVAGLLLPSLFDGARHPWQDLYDPARVTLKGAGAYIAENSTAAKNMTEHLGGPLRDSADALKPGEGGLVRDGARTIGAFRDEQGGLHKVSATCTHAGCVVHWNSLERCWDCPCHGSHFGIDGEVLNAPATSPLDRIP; this is encoded by the coding sequence ATGAACCGCCCCTTGAACGGCCAGGCCGAACGAAGCCGCTCGCCCTGGACGCCTGCGCCGCAGGTCGACGCACCGCCGCTCGACACCAGCCGCCCCGTCGACCTGATCGTGGTCGGAGCGGGCATGGCGGGTCTTTCGGTCGCCTATGAAGCGCTGCGGCGCGGGCGGGAGGTGACCGTTCTGGATCGCGGACAGCTCGCAAGCGGGATGACGGCCCGCACCACCGCCCATCTGGCATCTGCGCTGGACGACCGCTTCTACGAGTTCATCGCGTTGCGCGGCCTCGAGGATGCGAAGCTTCTCTATGCGAGTCTGACGGCGTCGATCGACCGGATCGAGCAGATCGCCCGGACCGAAAGCATCGATTGCGATTTCGCGCGGTGCGACGGCTATCTCTTTCTCGGTGAGGGCGACGACAAGGACGTTCTGGAGAAGGAATTCGAAGCCTGCCGGCAGATCGGATTCAAAGGCATCGGCTGGGCCGATCGGGCGCCGATGCCCGGTGTCGACACCGGCCGCTGCCTGCGCTTCGAGAACCAGGCGCGTGTCCACCCGCTCAAATATCTGGATGGGCTGATCCGGGCCCTCCAGCACGGCGGCGCACGCCTGCACGCCTTCACGGCGATCGACAGCATCGTCCAGAGCGAGATCGGCGTCACCGTGGCGACGCGCAACGGCCACAAGATCGTGGCGCGGGACGTCGTCGACGCCACCAACGCACCGATTGCCGGCCGGCTGACATTGCAAACCAAGATGGCGCCCTATCGCAGCTATGCGATCGCGCTTTCTGTACCCAAGGGCGCCGTCACCGATGCGCTCTACTGGGATACGCTGGACGCCTATCACTATGTTCGCCTGCAGCCAGGCGAAGCGAGCGACCTGTTGATCGTCGGCGGCGAAGATCACAAGACCGGCGAAGCCGACGATGCGGACAGCCGTTTCGCAGCTTTGGAAGCCTGGGCGCGGGCGCGCTTTGCGCATCTGGGCGATATCACCCACAGATGGTCCGGACAGGTGCTGGAGCCCTACGATTTCGCCGGCTTCGTCGGGCGCGATCCCGACAACGATCATATCTATTTCGTCACCGGCGATTCCGGCCAGGGCATCACCAACGGCGCGGTGGCGGGCCTGCTCCTTCCGTCGCTGTTCGACGGCGCTCGGCACCCTTGGCAGGATTTGTACGATCCGGCGCGGGTGACGCTCAAAGGCGCGGGCGCCTACATCGCAGAGAATTCGACCGCCGCAAAAAACATGACGGAGCATCTTGGCGGCCCATTGCGGGATTCGGCGGACGCGTTGAAGCCGGGTGAGGGCGGCCTGGTGCGCGACGGGGCGAGGACGATCGGTGCGTTCCGCGACGAGCAGGGCGGACTGCACAAGGTCTC
- a CDS encoding PaaI family thioesterase, protein MAALEDDFRSRLRDASGRAAFNTWLGLEVDQASEGEVELSLRWRPEFGQYSGYLHAGIISGLIDTACGFAASTLSGRVLASQLSVRFLRPAVADVFVVRGKVVKPGRQQIFACGELCARGAPDKLLAVGDAILVPVA, encoded by the coding sequence ATGGCTGCGCTCGAAGACGATTTCCGGTCGAGACTGCGGGACGCATCCGGCAGGGCTGCCTTCAACACCTGGCTTGGCCTGGAAGTCGACCAAGCCAGCGAAGGCGAGGTCGAACTCAGTCTCCGTTGGCGGCCGGAGTTCGGACAGTACAGTGGCTATCTCCATGCCGGCATCATCTCGGGGCTGATCGACACGGCCTGCGGCTTTGCCGCCTCGACCCTGTCCGGCCGGGTGCTGGCGTCGCAACTGTCCGTCCGTTTCCTAAGGCCGGCTGTCGCCGATGTCTTCGTCGTCAGGGGAAAGGTGGTCAAGCCCGGCCGCCAGCAGATCTTCGCATGCGGCGAACTCTGCGCCCGCGGCGCGCCCGACAAGCTCCTGGCCGTCGGCGACGCCATCCTCGTCCCGGTCGCCTAG